Proteins co-encoded in one Chrysemys picta bellii isolate R12L10 chromosome 13, ASM1138683v2, whole genome shotgun sequence genomic window:
- the LOC135975461 gene encoding uncharacterized protein LOC135975461, which produces MTHYTAYLRNTTENAPCRETAATSTVGALRSAPTPTCTYLSHYSIQLSSYPYPPYLSLYTPSIYLSIYPHPPYLSLYTPSIYLSIYLSIYPCTPPLSIYLSIYLSIYLSIPVHPLYLSIYLSIYLSIYLSIPVHPLYLSIYLSIYPCTPPLSIYLSLYTPSIYLSIYPCTPHIYLSIPVHPIYLSIYLSIYLSIYPCTPHIYLSIPIHPLYLSIYLSSSTPSIYLSIPIHPLYLCLYTYLSIYLSIYLSIYLSLYTPSIYLSIYLSIYLSPYTPSIYLSIYLSIYLSPSTPSIYLSIYLSILIHPLYLSIYLSIYLSIYLSIYLSIYLSPYTPSIYLSIYLCTPKIDRSIEWGGWG; this is translated from the exons ATGACTCACTATACAGCTTACTTGCGAAATACAACG GAGAATGCCCCCTGTAGAGAAACGGCGGCCACTTCAACTGTGGGGGCTCTGCGTTCAGCTCCTACTCCTACATGCACCTATCTATCCCATTACAGCATCCAGCTATCTAGCTATCCCTATCCACC ctatctatccctgtacaccccctctatctatctatctatctatccccatccaccctatctatccctgtacaccccatctatctatctatctatctatctatctatctatccctgtacaccccctctatctatctatctatctatctatctatctatctatctatctatccctgtacaccccctctatctatctatctatctatctatctatctatctatctatctatctatccctgtacaccccctctatctatctatctatctatctatctatccctgtacaccccctctatctatctatctatccctgtacaccccatctatctatctatctatctatccctgtacaccccatatctatctatctatccctgtacaccccatctatctatctatctatctatctatctatctatctatctatccctgtacaccccatatctatctatctatccccatccaccccctctatctatctatctatctatcctcatccaccccctctatctatctatctatccccatccaccccctctatctatgcCTGtacacctatctatctatctatctatctatctatctatctatctatctatccctgtacaccccctctatctatctatctatctatctatctatctatctatccccgtacaccccctctatctatctatctatctatctatctatctatctatccccatccaccccctctatctatctatctatctatctatctatcctcatccaccccctctatctatctatctatctatctatctatctatctatctatctatctatctatctatctatctatctatccccatacaccccctctatctatctatctatctatctatgcacACCAaagatagatagatcgatagagtggggtggatggggatag
- the REM2 gene encoding GTP-binding protein REM 2 — protein sequence MALPPLGGLRGPRRGSLPLPPKHQLRREAAVEEPDSPPESPGGSPGGPYRVVLAGESGVGKTALAGIFGGLPDGAPREDEHPADTYERRLSVDEELTTLILYDIWDQGEAGGWLQESCLQTGDAFLLIFSVTDRRSFSRVPQTLLRLREGSPHPDPPVILVGNKSDLARSREVSLEEGRSLAVMLSCKHIETSAVLHHNTRELFEGAVRQIRLRRHRPAGDGGPGGRRESLTKKAKRFLSSLVPRNGRFFKQRSKSCNDLSVL from the exons atggcGCTGCCCCCCCTGGgggggctccgggggccccgCCGgggcagcctgcccctgccccccaagcaccAGCTGCGGCGGGAGGCAGCGGTGGAGGAGCCGGACTCGCCCCCCGAGTCGCCGGGGGGGTCGCCGGGGGGGCCCTACCGGGTGGTGCTGGCAGGCGAGAGTGGCGTGGGGAAGACGGCGCTGGCCGGCATCTTCGGGGGGCTGCCGGACGGAGCCCCCCGCGAGGACGAGCACCCCG CGGACACGTACGAGCGCCGCCTGTCGGTGGACGAGGAGCTCACCACCTTGATCCTCTACGACATCTGGGACCAG GGCGAGGCGGGCGGCTGGCTGCAGGAGTCATGTCTGCAGACGGGCGACGCCTTCCTGCTCATCTTCTCGGTGACCGACCGGCGCAGCTTCAGCCGCGTCCCCCAGACCCTGCTGCGCCTGCGGGAGGGaagcccccaccccgaccccccCGTCATCCTGGTGGGCAACAAGAGCGACCTGGCGCGCTCCCGAGAGGTCTCGCTGGAGG AGGGCCGGAGTCTGGCTGTGATGCTGAGCTGCAAACACATCGAGACGTCGGCTGTGCTGCACCACAACACGCGGGAGCTGTTCGAGGGGGCCGTGCGCCAGATCCGCCTGCGTCGGCACCGGCCGGCCGGGGATGGGGGCCCGGGCGGGCGCAGAGAGAGCCTCACCAAGAAAGCCAAGCGCTTCCTCTCCAGCCTGGTCCCACGCAACGGCCGGTTCTTCAAGCAACGCTCCAAGTCCTGCAACGACCTCTCCGTGCTGTGA